A window of the Candidatus Methylacidithermus pantelleriae genome harbors these coding sequences:
- a CDS encoding molybdopterin-dependent oxidoreductase, whose amino-acid sequence MAAPDDAEPLRASVTPADDRIRLSHWLPPRAGTVPQIRMGSRWVSLVWLLAGGVLLLLAAIVLARVLYQVPAVQEFLARYPGSSSSGVLPPSAGFPWWLRWQHFLNLFFMMFIMRSGLQILADHPRLYWNVHCTPGTEWFRFQREVPKDRLWTAKDDSVTLPSWLGLPGIRHSIGLARWWHFAFDLLWLANGVIFYVLLFLTPQWRRIVPLSWDVFPNAISVLLQYLSLHFPSNQSWTRYNSAQQLTYFLTVFVAAPLALVTGLLQAPAIANRLAWLGPLGNRQIARSIHFLVLCWFILFVVVHVTLVFLTGATENLNHMFAGIRGDSPQGWILFGAGMILVIIAWCWVSPLTIRHARVVQKAGATLLGPFLFLGESIPPRVQYSEKDISPFLWPNGKLPCSDQYEKLVRERFASYRLRISGLVETPAEFSLAELRAMPKQEQITNHFCIQGWSGIAKWGGVPMRHLLEVVKPKPEARYAVFYSFGEGGEGGVYYDVHRIENLRHELTILAYEMNGSALSVLHGAPLRLRCENELGYKQVKWIAAIEFVSDFTHLGAGEGGYQEDHEFFGYRAPI is encoded by the coding sequence ATGGCAGCACCTGACGATGCAGAGCCGCTACGAGCCAGCGTCACCCCTGCGGACGATCGGATCCGTCTCAGTCATTGGTTGCCACCCCGGGCAGGTACCGTGCCACAAATTCGGATGGGAAGCCGTTGGGTGAGTCTCGTTTGGCTTTTGGCTGGCGGCGTCCTCCTGCTCCTTGCGGCAATCGTGCTCGCTAGAGTGCTCTACCAGGTTCCCGCCGTGCAGGAGTTCCTCGCGCGCTATCCCGGCAGTTCGTCCAGTGGCGTCCTGCCTCCAAGCGCTGGATTTCCTTGGTGGCTCCGTTGGCAGCATTTTCTCAACCTCTTCTTCATGATGTTCATCATGCGATCTGGACTCCAAATCCTTGCCGACCATCCCCGCCTCTATTGGAACGTTCACTGTACGCCGGGGACAGAATGGTTTCGCTTTCAGCGGGAGGTTCCCAAGGATCGTTTATGGACCGCGAAGGACGACTCCGTTACGCTGCCCAGCTGGCTCGGCCTCCCAGGCATTCGTCATTCGATCGGGTTGGCACGCTGGTGGCATTTTGCCTTTGATCTGCTCTGGTTGGCTAACGGAGTGATTTTTTACGTTTTACTCTTTCTGACTCCTCAATGGAGACGGATCGTCCCTCTCTCCTGGGACGTTTTCCCGAACGCCATTTCCGTCCTCTTGCAATATCTTTCGCTCCACTTTCCGTCCAATCAGAGTTGGACTCGCTACAATAGCGCCCAACAGCTTACGTATTTTCTGACCGTTTTTGTGGCTGCGCCACTTGCCCTAGTCACAGGGCTTCTTCAGGCACCGGCCATTGCCAATCGGCTGGCTTGGCTCGGTCCACTAGGAAATCGCCAGATTGCCCGCTCAATTCACTTCCTGGTGCTCTGCTGGTTCATCCTCTTTGTGGTGGTACACGTGACACTCGTCTTTCTTACCGGAGCGACGGAGAATCTGAATCACATGTTTGCGGGAATTCGCGGCGATTCTCCGCAAGGATGGATCCTCTTTGGTGCAGGGATGATCCTTGTCATTATCGCGTGGTGCTGGGTTTCGCCTTTGACTATTCGGCATGCCCGCGTTGTGCAAAAAGCAGGGGCCACGCTTTTGGGGCCCTTCTTGTTTCTGGGAGAATCCATTCCCCCGCGTGTTCAATATAGCGAAAAAGACATCTCGCCATTCCTCTGGCCCAACGGGAAGCTTCCCTGCAGCGACCAATACGAGAAGCTGGTCCGGGAAAGATTCGCCTCGTATCGCCTCCGGATCAGTGGGCTGGTAGAAACCCCGGCCGAATTCTCCCTGGCCGAGCTGCGAGCCATGCCGAAGCAGGAGCAGATCACGAATCACTTCTGTATCCAGGGCTGGAGCGGAATCGCCAAGTGGGGAGGAGTACCTATGCGGCATCTCCTTGAAGTAGTGAAGCCCAAGCCTGAGGCACGTTATGCAGTTTTTTACTCCTTCGGCGAAGGGGGGGAAGGTGGGGTCTATTATGATGTCCACAGGATAGAGAACTTGCGGCATGAACTCACGATTCTGGCTTACGAGATGAACGGGTCTGCACTGAGCGTGCTGCACGGTGCGCCCTTACGATTACGCTGCGAAAATGAGCTTGGCTACAAGCAGGTGAAATGGATTGCGGCCATCGAGTTTGTTTCCGACTTCACCCATCTCGGAGCCGGCGAAGGAGGATACCAAGAAGACCATGAATTCTTCGGATATCGCGCGCCAATCTAA